The Persephonella atlantica genome includes a window with the following:
- the rimP gene encoding ribosome maturation factor RimP, translating to MREEIIERVKELLLPLLEERGLKLVDVEFSTGGKPILRIYVYNPEGTSIEDCEWVSRRIGTLLDVEDLIPFSYILEVSSPGLERKLKNREEYEIFKGRDIKIVTKEPINGKNVFEGKLKGLEDDRIIVETEEERYEIPLNLVSKANLEFIKGGE from the coding sequence TTGAGAGAAGAGATAATAGAAAGGGTGAAGGAACTGCTCCTTCCTCTATTGGAAGAGAGGGGTTTGAAGTTGGTTGATGTAGAGTTTTCAACAGGAGGGAAACCTATCCTCAGAATATATGTTTATAATCCGGAAGGTACAAGCATAGAAGACTGTGAATGGGTCAGCAGAAGAATAGGAACGCTACTTGATGTTGAAGATTTAATACCGTTTTCCTACATATTGGAAGTTTCGTCTCCTGGACTGGAGAGGAAGCTGAAAAATAGAGAAGAGTATGAGATATTTAAGGGTAGAGACATAAAGATCGTCACAAAAGAGCCTATAAATGGAAAAAATGTTTTTGAAGGAAAATTGAAGGGTTTAGAAGATGACAGAATAATTGTTGAAACGGAGGAAGAGAGATACGAAATACCTTTGAATCTTGTTTCAAAGGCAAATCTGGAATTTATAAAAGGTGGAGAGTAA
- the frr gene encoding ribosome recycling factor: protein MIQEYLKDAEKRMKKAVEKFKEELAGIRTSRASTAIVENIKVDYYGVEMPIKQLATITIPEPSQIVLQIWDQNAVPLVEKALKEANIGANPQTEGNTIRLILPPMTEERRREIVKYIGKLAEEARIAVRNVRRDDKEKLEELKKEGFSEDEVKKALEQLQKITDRYIKEINQLAERKEEEVLSL from the coding sequence ATGATCCAGGAATATCTGAAAGATGCAGAAAAGAGAATGAAAAAGGCTGTGGAAAAGTTTAAAGAAGAGCTTGCAGGAATAAGAACATCAAGAGCATCAACGGCCATCGTTGAAAATATAAAAGTTGATTACTATGGGGTTGAGATGCCTATAAAACAGCTTGCAACAATAACAATCCCTGAGCCTTCACAGATTGTCCTTCAGATATGGGATCAGAATGCAGTACCACTTGTGGAAAAAGCATTGAAAGAAGCAAATATAGGTGCAAATCCACAGACGGAAGGAAACACTATCAGGTTGATACTTCCACCTATGACAGAAGAAAGAAGAAGAGAGATAGTGAAGTATATAGGAAAGCTTGCTGAAGAAGCAAGAATAGCTGTAAGAAACGTGAGAAGAGACGATAAAGAAAAGTTGGAAGAGCTTAAAAAGGAAGGGTTCTCTGAAGACGAAGTAAAAAAAGCCCTTGAACAGCTTCAGAAGATAACAGACAGATACATTAAAGAAATTAATCAACTGGCTGAAAGGAAAGAGGAAGAAGTTCTATCCCTTTAG
- the rpsO gene encoding 30S ribosomal protein S15, which translates to MSITAERKQELIKKFGRFEGDTGSPEVQIAILTERIKNLTEHIKKNKKDLHSRRGLIGMVNKRRKLLNYLKRKNPERYQQIVQELGIRESTGEK; encoded by the coding sequence ATGTCAATCACAGCAGAAAGAAAACAGGAACTTATAAAGAAGTTTGGAAGGTTTGAAGGGGATACAGGTTCTCCAGAAGTTCAGATTGCAATACTGACAGAAAGAATTAAAAATCTTACAGAGCATATCAAGAAGAACAAAAAGGACCTCCACTCCAGAAGGGGTCTTATCGGAATGGTGAATAAGAGAAGAAAACTTCTTAACTATCTGAAGAGAAAAAATCCTGAAAGGTATCAGCAGATTGTTCAGGAACTTGGAATAAGAGAATCAACCGGGGAGAAATAA